ATGCGCGCCGCAGCCTGTTCGGCCCGCTGGGCGTGGATGAACGCAGCCAGGCACTGGAAGCGCTGGCGCGTAAAACCACGCCCACCTTTGATTTCTTTCTGTACTCATTGCTGGCCGGGCTGCTGATCGGCCTCGGCGTGGTGCTTGATTCGCCTTACCTGCTGGTGCTGGCCGCCTTGCTAGCCCCGCTGATGGCGCCGGCTGCCGGGGTGGCGCTGGGCGCGGCGCTCGGTTCAAGCAAACATTTCGTGCGCAATCTGAGCGCGCTCCTGATCGCCGGTAGCTTTGTCTTCCTGGCCGGCCTGCTGGCGGGCTGGCTGCCGGCTGCGGGCAATGGGCACAACGTGGCCGGCCTGCATGCCCTACTCAGTTGGCCGGGCGTGCTAAGCATGGCCCTGGCAGGCGCGTTCACTACCGCGTTGCTGATTCGCCAGCAGCCCGCCCAGGCGCCCAGCCTGCTGCTCAGTTATGGCTTGTACATCCCGCTGGCGGTGGCTGGCTTCGGCCTGAGCAGTGGGCAGCCAGGTCTGTGGCCGCACGGCCTGGTGGTGTTTGCCATTCACCTGGCCGTGGCTACGCTTAGCGGGGCGATTGCCCTGGCGGCGGCCGGCTTCCGCCCGCCGGCTTGGTATGGCTATTCGTTCAGTGCGGCCTTGCTGCTGGTGGGCGTGCTGGCCTTCATCGGCTTCACCGGGGCGGGCGCAGCCTTTGGGGCGCGCATCGGCCTGCCGACGCTGACGCCGAGCGCCACGCTCACCGCCAGTGCCACGCTGACCGCTTCGGTCACCCCCACGCCCCGGCCCAGCCTCACCCCCTCGCGCACTCCCACGCGCACCGCTACGCTAACCCCCAGCCCCAGCCCCACGCCGGTGCTGGTGATCATCAAAGCCGAAGGCAGTGGCGTGTTCATTCGTGAGGAGCCGGCCGGCTTGGCGATCACGACGATCTTGAACGGCCAGGCGGTGGAGCTGCTGCCCGAAGCGCCCCGCGAAGCCGGCGGGCAGCTATGGCTGCATGTGCGCCTGCCCGGCCGCGAGTTGAGCGGCTGGATCCTGCAGAACCTGCTAGCCACACCCACGCCGCGCCCTTAGCCTGCGTTGTTCTGGTACAATGCGCCTCTGCCCGGTAACCTTGCCGGGCAGAATTCTGCCCTACTATATATAAGGATGTGAAGTATGCAAGTTTTACTGTTGCAAGATGTCTACAAGCTCGGCCGCGCCGGCCAGATCAAGAAGGTAGCCAACGGCTATGGCCGCAACTATCTGATTCCGCAGGGCTTGGCCATCCCGGCCACTGCCAACGCCATCAAGATGGCAGAGAAGATCGCCGCCAATGCCGACAAAGAGCGCAACACGCGCAACACGGAGGCACACGCCCTGGCCGAGAAGCTCAAAGGCATGCAACTGCTCTTCCCGGCCCGCGCCGGTGAGACCGGTAAGCTGTACGGCTCGATCACGACCCAGATGATCGCTGACCAGCTCAGCGAGAAGCTGGGCGCCACGCTGGATCGCCGCCAGATCCACGTGCAGCCGCTGCGCTTGCTGGGTATGCACAAGATCGCCGTGCGCCTGACCCTGGACGTCATCCCTGAACTGGATGCGGTGGTGTATCGCGAAGGCGAGAACCCCGAGAACTACATGGTGGATGCCAGCCAACTGGCCGCTGCCGCGGAAGGCGTGCAGCCCAAGCCGGTAGACGAGATCGCCGCCGCGGAACCCGAGTTGGACGAAGGCGCCGGAGAGGCTGGCGATGCCGGAGAAGCTGACGATGCCGAAGAGACCGGCAGCGCTGAAGACGTGGACGACAGCGAAGAGGCTGGCGACGCCGAATAAACCCCCTGCAGAAAGCATCAGCCTG
The DNA window shown above is from Anaerolineales bacterium and carries:
- the rplI gene encoding 50S ribosomal protein L9 produces the protein MQVLLLQDVYKLGRAGQIKKVANGYGRNYLIPQGLAIPATANAIKMAEKIAANADKERNTRNTEAHALAEKLKGMQLLFPARAGETGKLYGSITTQMIADQLSEKLGATLDRRQIHVQPLRLLGMHKIAVRLTLDVIPELDAVVYREGENPENYMVDASQLAAAAEGVQPKPVDEIAAAEPELDEGAGEAGDAGEADDAEETGSAEDVDDSEEAGDAE